The DNA sequence GGAAAACCATCCGTCAGCGCGCTCAGGCGCTGATCGGGATCGCCCATCCGGATTTTCGCGCGGAGCTGGAGCGGCAGGCCTTCGAGCGTAAGTACTACGGCGTCCCGCGGCCGGAAATCGCGCTCGACCGCATAATCGACTTATCAGATGCTATTACGCCAGAACAGGAGACAGCAACGAAATGACTCGAAAACAGGAAGCGCTCGATTACCACTCGCAGGGCCGGAGAGGAAAGATCGAAGTAGTCTCTTCGAAACCCTGCGCGACGCAGCGCGATCTCTCGCTTGCCTACACCCCCGGCGTGGCCGAGCCCTGCATGGAGATTCATGCAAACGCCGATGACGCGTACCTCTACACCGCCAAAGGAAATCTTGTGGCAGTCGTGAGCAACGGGACGGCGGTCCTGGGTCTGGGCGACATCGGCGCTCTCGCCGGCAAGCCCGTCATGGAAGGGAAGGGAATCCTCTTTAAGCGGTTTGCCGATATCGACGTGTTCGATATCGAGCTCGACACGCACGATCCGGACCAGATCATCCAGGCGGTCAAATTGATGGAACCGACCTTCGGAGGGATCAACCTGGAAGACATCAAGGCGCCCGAGTGCTTCTACATCGAGGAGCGGCTCAAAGAGATCATGAATATCCCCGTGTTTCACGACGACCAGCATGGGACCGCGATCATCAGCGGCGCGGGGCTCCTGAACGCGCTCGAGCTCGCCGGCAAGAAAATCGACGAAGTGAAGGTCGTCTTCAGCGGAGCGGGCGCGGCCGGGATCGCGTGCGCGAAGTTTTACGAGCGGCTCGGCGTCAGGCGTCAGAATATCCTGCTGGTCGACACCAAAGGAGTCGTGTTCCGCGGCAGGACCGCCGGGATGAATCCGTATAAGGAGTATTTCGCCGTCGACACCGAAGCGCGGTCGCTCGCCGATGCGATGCGCGGGGCCGACGTCTTCTGCGGCGTCTCGGTCAAAGGAATCCTGACCGGGGAGATGGTCAGGTCGATGGCGGAGGACCCGATCGTGTTCGCGATGGCAAACCCCGACCCGGAAATCACCTACGACGACGCCCTCGCGGTTCGCGACGACGTGATCATGGCGACCGGCCGGTCGGACTATCCCAATCAAGTCAACAACGTCCTCGGTTTTCCGTTCATCTTCCGCGGCGCGCTCGACGTGCGGGCGAGCAAGATCACCGACGAGATGAAGATCGCTGCCGCCTACTCTCTTGCGAATCTCGCGAAGGAGGACGTGCCCGATTCGGTCATCCGCGCCTACGGCGGCAAGCGGATCGAATTCGGCCGCAGCTACATTCTTCCCAAGCCGTTCGATCCGAGGGTGCTGATATGGGAAGCGGCCGCAGTCGCGAAAGTCGCCACCGAGACCGGGGTCGCCCGGAGGCCGATCACGGATTTTGAGGCGTACAGAGACTCGCTTGAGGCCCGGCTCGGAAAATCGCGCGAGATCGGCCGGTTCTTCATCCATAAAGCGCAGGATGCGCCGAAGCGGATCGTCTTCCCGGAAGGAGA is a window from the Bacteroidota bacterium genome containing:
- a CDS encoding NADP-dependent malic enzyme, giving the protein MTRKQEALDYHSQGRRGKIEVVSSKPCATQRDLSLAYTPGVAEPCMEIHANADDAYLYTAKGNLVAVVSNGTAVLGLGDIGALAGKPVMEGKGILFKRFADIDVFDIELDTHDPDQIIQAVKLMEPTFGGINLEDIKAPECFYIEERLKEIMNIPVFHDDQHGTAIISGAGLLNALELAGKKIDEVKVVFSGAGAAGIACAKFYERLGVRRQNILLVDTKGVVFRGRTAGMNPYKEYFAVDTEARSLADAMRGADVFCGVSVKGILTGEMVRSMAEDPIVFAMANPDPEITYDDALAVRDDVIMATGRSDYPNQVNNVLGFPFIFRGALDVRASKITDEMKIAAAYSLANLAKEDVPDSVIRAYGGKRIEFGRSYILPKPFDPRVLIWEAAAVAKVATETGVARRPITDFEAYRDSLEARLGKSREIGRFFIHKAQDAPKRIVFPEGEEEKIIRAAQIILDEKIARPILLGSRTLIRQRCNDIGLDPESVEIVNPSKSGKLDAYITEYYKARHRKGVTRFDAERQVRTHNVFGMMMVDRGDADGLISGLTQQYPDTVRPALQIIGKKEGVNKIAGLYMLVFKNQTYFIADATVNIDPTAEDLAEIAMLTAKKVKEFDIEPRIAMLSFSNFGSTKHPFVEKVQRAVAIVRSLAPDLKIDGEMQADAAVTPELIGELYPLSSLKGGANILICPDLTSANIAYKLLVRLGGATAIGPMLLGIRKPVYLLVPGNDVNDIVNMTAMAVFEAQRLEGKPGERKIRLNAEMETTALAT